In Lacrimispora indolis DSM 755, a genomic segment contains:
- a CDS encoding acyl carrier protein, with amino-acid sequence MEQLLEILNGINPGIDYETETGLIDGALFDSFSILSLIPELEDAFGINITPMDMVPANFNSAKALWRMINRLKEE; translated from the coding sequence ATGGAACAATTATTAGAAATTTTAAATGGAATCAATCCGGGCATTGACTATGAAACAGAGACAGGACTTATTGACGGCGCCCTTTTTGATTCCTTCTCCATTCTCTCTCTCATTCCTGAATTAGAGGATGCCTTTGGCATCAATATCACTCCCATGGATATGGTACCCGCTAATTTTAATTCTGCCAAAGCACTATGGAGGATGATCAACCGGTTAAAAGAGGAATAG